GCTTCGTGACGGCCGAGGAGAGGTAGTTCCGTACGGTCCCGGGGGACAGCGCGGCCCGCTCGGCGATCTCCGCGACCGGCGCGCCGTCGGCGGCCAGCTCCAGCACCTCGGTCTCCCGCGAGGTGAGCGGGGAGTCCCCGGCGGAGATCGCGTCGGCGGCCAACTCCGGGTCCACATAGCGGCTTCCGGAGTGCACGGTCCGGATGATCTCGGCGAGCCGCTGGGCGCTGACCGTCTTGGGGACGAACCCGCGCACACCGGCCGCGAGGGCCCGTTTCAGGTGGCCGGGCCGCCCGTGCCCGGTGACGATCAGTACCTGGCAGCCGGGCAGTTCGGTGCGCAGGGATGTGGCGACCTTCACACCGTCGGCGCCCGGCATCTGAAGGTCCAGCACCGCCACATCGGGTGCGTGGGCCCGCGCCATCGCCAGCGCCTCGGGGCCGCTGGCCGCCTCCGCGACGACCAGGAGATCGTCCTCCAGGGACAGCAGCGCGGCCAGCGCGCCCCGGATCAGATGCTCGTCGTCGGCGAGCAACAGCCGTACCGGAGTGCTCATGAGATGACTTCGCTCACTTTCTGCCCGACATCCCTCAGCGGCACCTCTGCCGTCACCCGGAAGCGGCCGCCGTCGACCGGCCCGGCCTCCAGGGTCCCGCCGACGACCGCGAGCCGCTCCCGCAGTCCGGCGAGCCCGGAACCCCCACCCCCGTCGGGGGTTCCGGCCAGCCCGTCGTTCTCCACCGTCAGCACCACGCACTCCTGCGACACCCGCAGACACAGCACGCATCGCCCGGCGTCCCCGTGCCGCAGCACGTTGGTGGTCGCCTCGCGCACCACCCAGCCGAGGGCGGACTGCACGTCGGCGGGCAGCCCTGCGGGTTCCGCCCGGACCTCGCAGTCGATGCCGGCGGCCGCCAGGACGCCCTGCGCGCCGGCGAGTTCGGCCCCGAGGTCGGCCTCCCGGTAGCCGCGTACGACGGCCCGCACCTCCCGGTGGGACTCCTGCGCGATCCGCTGCACCTCGATCATCTGTTCCACGGCCTCCGGCCGCCCACGCCGGGCCAGTTGGACGGCCAGCTCGCTCTTGAGCGAGATCACCGACAGGTTCCGCCCCAGCACGTCGTGCAGATCCCGGCCGAACCGCAGCCGTTCCTCGGCGACGGCGAGCCGGGCCTCGACCTCCCGGGCCCGTTCCGCCTCCCACAGCACGGCGAGGGTCCAGGCTCCGCAGCGGCCGGCGAGCAGCGCGAAGATCACCTGGAAGATGCTCATCGCAGCGGTCGCCACCAGACCGACGCCGTCGTGGTCGGCGAGCCCGACGGCAGCCGTGAGCAGGACCGTGAACAGCGCCGCCCGGCGCAGGAACACACCGGTGGGGACCGTGAGTCCGTACAGCAGCGCGTACGGCAGCACCAGGCCACCGATCGCGAACCGGACCGTCATCGCCTGGGCCGCGTGCAGTGCGGCGAGCGCCACGAGCAGCGCGCACGCCAGCCCCAGCAGGACGGCCGGCGCGCGGTGCGCGCCGGCCGGCAGCTCGGTGCGGCCCAGGTAGTGGTCGAGCGCGGGCCGGGTGAGCCGGTTCGACAGCACGCACTGCAGCACCGCCAGCAGGGCGAGGAGGGCGCCGAGGACGGAC
This genomic interval from Streptomyces sp. NBC_00557 contains the following:
- a CDS encoding response regulator transcription factor, whose protein sequence is MSTPVRLLLADDEHLIRGALAALLSLEDDLLVVAEAASGPEALAMARAHAPDVAVLDLQMPGADGVKVATSLRTELPGCQVLIVTGHGRPGHLKRALAAGVRGFVPKTVSAQRLAEIIRTVHSGSRYVDPELAADAISAGDSPLTSRETEVLELAADGAPVAEIAERAALSPGTVRNYLSSAVTKLGAENRHAAVRLARERGWV
- a CDS encoding sensor histidine kinase, with product MVGRIRRWQQRHWGERSKAERVELFSVLTWYCTVWFIMACWVLLPLVGGGLAHRPAASVLGALLALLAVLQCVLSNRLTRPALDHYLGRTELPAGAHRAPAVLLGLACALLVALAALHAAQAMTVRFAIGGLVLPYALLYGLTVPTGVFLRRAALFTVLLTAAVGLADHDGVGLVATAAMSIFQVIFALLAGRCGAWTLAVLWEAERAREVEARLAVAEERLRFGRDLHDVLGRNLSVISLKSELAVQLARRGRPEAVEQMIEVQRIAQESHREVRAVVRGYREADLGAELAGAQGVLAAAGIDCEVRAEPAGLPADVQSALGWVVREATTNVLRHGDAGRCVLCLRVSQECVVLTVENDGLAGTPDGGGGSGLAGLRERLAVVGGTLEAGPVDGGRFRVTAEVPLRDVGQKVSEVIS